GCCCGGTGCGCACCGGCACCGCCGCCATCACCGGCGCCGGCCGGCTCCCCGCCCGCTACGTCATCCATGCCGTCGGCCCGGTATGGGCCGGCGGAACGCGCGGCGAGGACGAGAAGCTCGCCTCTGCCGTGCGCAGTGCCCTGGAGCTGGCGGACCAGCACCGCCTGCGAAGCATCTCCATGCCCGGCATCTCCTCCGGCATCTTCGGCTTCCCCAAGGAGCGCTGTGCCCGCATCATGATCGAGACGGTGCGCCGGTATTTGGGGGAGCACCCGGACACCTCTCTGCGGGAGGTCAACTTCTGCAACATTGACGCCACGACGGCCGAGATTTTCGCGGCGGAGGCCGGCCGGCAGTTTGGGGGAGAGGAGTAGCGCCATGCGCCAGCCCATTTCCCGCATCGGCGTGCTTACCGGCGGCGGGGATTGCCCGGGCCTTAACGCCGTGATCCGCGCCGTGGTCAAGACCGCTGTGTACGAGTACGGCTGGGAGGTCATCGGCATCGAGGACGGTTTCGAGGGGTTGATCCTGCCCGATAAGACGCGCCGGCTGGATATCGCCGACGTGCGCGGCATCCTGCCGCGCGGCGGCACCATC
This genomic interval from Anaerolineae bacterium contains the following:
- a CDS encoding macro domain-containing protein, translated to MTRRILFEHTTPAGQVIRVVQGDLTDEAVDAIVNAANEHLAHGGGVAGAIVRKGGYEIQEESSAWVAQHGPVRTGTAAITGAGRLPARYVIHAVGPVWAGGTRGEDEKLASAVRSALELADQHRLRSISMPGISSGIFGFPKERCARIMIETVRRYLGEHPDTSLREVNFCNIDATTAEIFAAEAGRQFGGEE